In Cervus elaphus chromosome 5, mCerEla1.1, whole genome shotgun sequence, the following proteins share a genomic window:
- the BECN1 gene encoding beclin-1 isoform X2, whose amino-acid sequence MVSLADSSPQPGAYYSSAPCSLPKVEEASLLPHVARGRGAICRMMSTESANSFTLIGEASDGGTMENLSRRLKVTGDLFDIMSGQTDVDHPLCEECTDTLLDQLDTQLNVTENECQNYKRCLEILEQMNEDDSEQLGLELNELALEEERLIQELEDVEKNRKMVAENLEKVQAEAERLDQEEAQYQREYSEFKRQQLELDDELKSVENQMRYAQMQLDKLKKTNVFNATFHIWHSGQFGTINNFRLGRLPSVPVEWNEINAAWGQTVLLLHALANKMGLKFQRYRLVPYGNHSYLESLTDKSKELPLYCSGGLRFFWDNKFDHAMVAFLDCVQQFKEEVEKGETRFCLPYRMDVEKGKIEDTGGSGGSYSIKTQFNSEEQWTKALKFMLTNLKWGLAWVSSQFYNK is encoded by the exons ATGGTGTCTCTCGCAGATTCATCCCCCCAGCCAGGTGCCTACTACTCCTCAGCCCCCTGTTCCTTGCCAAAG GTGGAGGAGGCCTCTCTGCTCCCTCATGTGGCCCGTGGGCGGGGGGCTATCTGCAGGATGATGTCCACAGAAAGTGCCAACAGCTTCACTCTGATTGGGGAGGCATCCGATGGCGGCACCATGGAGAACCTTAGCCGAAGACTAAAG GTCACTGGGGACCTTTTTGACATCATGTCAGGCCAGACAGATGTGGATCACCCCCTGTGTGAGGAATGCACAGACACTCTCTTAGACCAGCTGGACACTCAGCTCAACGTCACTGAAAATGAATGTCAGAACTACAA ACGCTGTTTGGAGATCTTAGAGCAAATGAATGAAGATGACAGCGAACAGCTTGGATTAGAGCTAAACGAGCTGGCATTAGAGGAGGAGAGGCTGATCCAAGAGCTGGAAGACGTGGAAAAGAACCGGAAGATGGTGGCGGAAAATCTCGAGAAGGTCCAAGCTGAGGCTGAGAGGTTGGATCAGGAGGAAGCTCA GTATCAAAGGGAATACAGTGAATTTAAAAgacaacagctagaactggatgATGAGCTGAAGAGTGTAGAAAACCAGATGCGTTATGCCCAGATGCAGCTGGACAAGCTGAAGAAAACCAACGTCTTTAATGCAACCTTCCACATTTG GCATAGTGGACAGTTTGGTACAATCAATAACTTTAGACTGGGTCGGCTGCCCAGTGTTCCAGTGGAATGGAATGAGATTAATGCTGCTTGGGGCCAGACAGTGTTGCTGCTCCACGCCCTGGCCAATAAGATGGGTCTGAAATTTCAGAG ATATCGACTTGTTCCCTATGGAAACCATTCATATCTGGAGTCTCTGACAGACAAATCTAAG GAGCTGCCGTTGTACTGTTCAGGGGGGCTGCGGTTTTTCTGGGACAACAAGTTTGACCATGCAATGGTGGCTTTCCTGGACTGTGTGCAGCAGTTCAAAGAAGAAGTTGAGAAAGGCGAGACACGTTTTTGCCTTCCTTACAG GATGGATGTGGAGAAAGGCAAAATTGAAGACACAGGAGGCAGTGGTGGCTCCTATTCCATCAAAACTCAGTTTAACTCGGAGGAACAGTGGACAAAAGCTCTCAAGTTTATGCTGACGAATCTTAAGTGGGGTCTTGCTTGGGTATCCTCACAGTTCTATAAcaaatga
- the BECN1 gene encoding beclin-1 isoform X1 yields the protein MEGSKTSSSTMQVSFVCQRCSQPLKLDTSFKILDRVTIQELTAPLLATAQLKPGETQEEEANSGEEPFIETRQDGVSRRFIPPARMMSTESANSFTLIGEASDGGTMENLSRRLKVTGDLFDIMSGQTDVDHPLCEECTDTLLDQLDTQLNVTENECQNYKRCLEILEQMNEDDSEQLGLELNELALEEERLIQELEDVEKNRKMVAENLEKVQAEAERLDQEEAQYQREYSEFKRQQLELDDELKSVENQMRYAQMQLDKLKKTNVFNATFHIWHSGQFGTINNFRLGRLPSVPVEWNEINAAWGQTVLLLHALANKMGLKFQRYRLVPYGNHSYLESLTDKSKELPLYCSGGLRFFWDNKFDHAMVAFLDCVQQFKEEVEKGETRFCLPYRMDVEKGKIEDTGGSGGSYSIKTQFNSEEQWTKALKFMLTNLKWGLAWVSSQFYNK from the exons ATGGAGGGGTCTAAGACATCCAGCAGCACCATGCAGGTGAGCTTCGTGTGTCAGCGGTGCAGCCAGCCTCTGAAACTGGACACGAGCTTCAAGATCCTGGACCGTGTCACCATCCAGGAGCTCACAG CTCCATTACTTGCCACAGCCCAGCTGAAACCAGGAGAGACCCAGGAGGAAGAGGCTAACTCAGGAGAG GAGCCATTTATTGAAACTCGCCAGGATGGTGTCTCTCGCAGATTCATCCCCCCAGCCAG GATGATGTCCACAGAAAGTGCCAACAGCTTCACTCTGATTGGGGAGGCATCCGATGGCGGCACCATGGAGAACCTTAGCCGAAGACTAAAG GTCACTGGGGACCTTTTTGACATCATGTCAGGCCAGACAGATGTGGATCACCCCCTGTGTGAGGAATGCACAGACACTCTCTTAGACCAGCTGGACACTCAGCTCAACGTCACTGAAAATGAATGTCAGAACTACAA ACGCTGTTTGGAGATCTTAGAGCAAATGAATGAAGATGACAGCGAACAGCTTGGATTAGAGCTAAACGAGCTGGCATTAGAGGAGGAGAGGCTGATCCAAGAGCTGGAAGACGTGGAAAAGAACCGGAAGATGGTGGCGGAAAATCTCGAGAAGGTCCAAGCTGAGGCTGAGAGGTTGGATCAGGAGGAAGCTCA GTATCAAAGGGAATACAGTGAATTTAAAAgacaacagctagaactggatgATGAGCTGAAGAGTGTAGAAAACCAGATGCGTTATGCCCAGATGCAGCTGGACAAGCTGAAGAAAACCAACGTCTTTAATGCAACCTTCCACATTTG GCATAGTGGACAGTTTGGTACAATCAATAACTTTAGACTGGGTCGGCTGCCCAGTGTTCCAGTGGAATGGAATGAGATTAATGCTGCTTGGGGCCAGACAGTGTTGCTGCTCCACGCCCTGGCCAATAAGATGGGTCTGAAATTTCAGAG ATATCGACTTGTTCCCTATGGAAACCATTCATATCTGGAGTCTCTGACAGACAAATCTAAG GAGCTGCCGTTGTACTGTTCAGGGGGGCTGCGGTTTTTCTGGGACAACAAGTTTGACCATGCAATGGTGGCTTTCCTGGACTGTGTGCAGCAGTTCAAAGAAGAAGTTGAGAAAGGCGAGACACGTTTTTGCCTTCCTTACAG GATGGATGTGGAGAAAGGCAAAATTGAAGACACAGGAGGCAGTGGTGGCTCCTATTCCATCAAAACTCAGTTTAACTCGGAGGAACAGTGGACAAAAGCTCTCAAGTTTATGCTGACGAATCTTAAGTGGGGTCTTGCTTGGGTATCCTCACAGTTCTATAAcaaatga